The sequence below is a genomic window from Nakamurella deserti.
TAGCCGCCCAGCGCGGCCTCCGGCAGGACGAGCAAATTACCGCCCGCCGCCCGGGTCTCGGCGATCAACCGCCCGATGGTGGTGTAGGCCTCCTCGAGGTCCCGGCCGAAGAACGCCGCCGCGGCGGCGATGGTGAGGGTCATGCGGGTCCCAATCCGGTGAGGGTGGTGACGGCGTCGGTGGTCTCGCCGTCCGGCCAGCGGAGGCGGACGCCGGGGGCGGCCGTCAGCTCGCCGCAGACGGCGCTGGTGGCCGGACCGGCCGGTGCGACGGGGCGGTCGGCGGCGTCGGTGGTGAGCATCGCGAACCCCGGGAAGCAGGTGAGCCAGTCACCGGCGGTGGCGCCGGCGGGTCGCGGTACCGCCGCGACGTCGAGGACGGCGCCGGTGCCGCTGGACTCGGCGAGCATCCCCAGGGTGCCGACGGCACCGGCCATGCTGACGTCCTTGGCCGCCGCCGGGGCCGTGCGCGCCACGAACGAGGCCATCGTGCGCAGCTCGGCTGCCGACCGGGTGGACGTCGAGTCCCACTGGGCGCCGGTGTAACCCGGTCGCCAACCCCCGCCGAGATCGGCGGTCACCGTGACCCTGTGCCCGACCCGGCCGCCGCCGGCCGGGACCGGCCGGTCGGTCCGGCCGAGCGCGGTGACCGACAGGGACGCCGGCACCCCGAACTGGGTGTGTCCGCCCAGCACCGGCACGCCCCAGGCCCGGGAGGCGTCCCGCAGCCCGCTGACGATGCGACGGGCGAACGAGGCGTCCCGGGCACCGATCGCGTCGAGCAGCCCGACCGGAGCTGCCCCCATCGCGGACAGGTCGTTGACGTTGACCAGGACCGCGCACCAACCGGCCCACTCGGGGCTGCGCTCCACCATCGTCGGCAGGATCGCGTCGCACGCGGCGATGACGTCCGTGCCGGGCACCGGGGCACCGTCGTCGCCGACGAAACCGCCGCCGCCGAGGCCGGTCACGCCGTCGCGGAAGGGTTCCAACACCGACGCCAGGGCGGCCTTGGTGGCGGACGCGAGCCGCGCGATCCGGTCGATCGGATAGCGCATCTCGACGTGGGGCAGACCGTGCCGGTCCAGGGTGCGGATGGTGTCCCAGCCCAACCGGCGGAACAGGGTCTCGTTCCGTCCCTGCACCATGGCGTCGAACCGCAGGACGCCGGCGGACTCGGCGGCGGCGCAGGCCGCCCGGATCAGCGCCGCACCCACACCGCGGAGCGCCTGTCCGTCCCGGCTGACCACCAGCCGGGAGCCGGCCCACCAACCGATGTCAGGTCCGCGACCGGCGGGAGCCAACCGGACACCGCCGACGATGTGCCCGCCCGCGCGGGCCACGATGACCACGGTGCGGGGGTCGTCGTCGACGTCGTCCCGGTCGCTGCCGGTGAACAGCTGCTGACGCTCCACGAAGGCCGCTCGCCGCAGCCGGTGGTAGGCGGCCAGGTCCGCGGCCGTCTCCGCCCGGGACAGCAGGAACGGTGCGGCGGCGGTGGCGGTGCGCGGCCCGCCGGTGAGCACGCTGACGTCCAGCGGGCCGGCCGTCGGTGTCGTCGGTGGGGCCGGCGTGGTGATCTCGCTGCGCACCTCAGGCCCCCACGCTCGACAGCAGGCCGCAGGCGCCGCACGCCGCGCACCCGGCCTTCTGGTCCGCACCGCGCATCCCGGACGACACGAGGAGTGCGCCGACCCGGCGGCTGACATCCTCGAGGACGTGCGCCCGCGGGGCGGCGGCGCCGTCGGCGGCGGCCAGGGTGCCGGCCAGCGGTCGGAAGGGCACCACGAAGGGATACACGCCCATCTCGACGAGTTCCCGGGCGGCGGCGACGAGTTCATCGGGGTCCTCGCCGAGGCCGACGAGGAGGTAGGTGGAGACCTGGTTCCGGCCGAACACCCGGACCGCCTCGCGCCAGGCGGCGCGGTACTCGTCGAGGCTCACCGTGGACTTGCCGGGCATCCAGGCGCGCCGGACGCGCTCGTCCATCGACTCGACGTGGATGCCGATGGACGACGCCCCCGCTTCGAACAGGTCGGTGAGGGTGGCGAGGTCGCCGGGCGGTTCGCACTGCACCTGGATGGGCAGCTCGGGCACGGCGGCCTTCACCGCCCGGACGCACCGCGCCAGATGGACCGCGCCGCGGTCCCGGCCGGCGGACGTGCCGGTGGTCATCACCATCTGCCGCACCCCGTCGAGATCCACCGCGGCACGAGCCACCTCGGCCAGTTGAGCCGGGGTCTTGACCGCTGTGGTGGCCCCGGCCCGCAGCGACGTCTCGATCGCACAGAACCGGCAGCGGTCGGCCTCGCCGTAACGCACACAGGTCTGGACGACGGTGGTGGCCAGCACGTCCCGGCCGTGCAGTCGGGCGAGCTTCTCGTAGGGCACGCCGTCGGCGGTGGACCGGTCGTAGAACCGTGGCCGGTCCACCACCGTGAGATCGAGTCCGGTGTCGTCCCCGTCGTACAGGATGCGGTCGCCGACCACCTGGTACGGGCTGTCCTGATTGCGCGGGATGGCGGCGTTGAGTCCACCGACGACCACGTGACCGTCGTCGCTGGGACCCGCTCCGGTGCCGCGCTTCACGGGTGCATCGAAGCGGAAACCCTTAAGGGCCAGATCCACTCGTGTGCTCAGGGACGACATCGGGGCCCCGTCAGAGGTTGTAGGTCGAGTTGATGATGGCGCCCTTGCGCGCGAAGTGGATCAGCGCGTCCTGGACGTCCAACGGGTGGCACGGGATGACTCCGGGGATGAGGTCCTCCTCGCGCAGTCCGTGCAACGACAGCCCGAAACGGCAGCAGAACACCGTGCCGCCCTCGGCGATGAACGTCTCCAACGAGTTGTTGATGTTCTGCTCGCCGGGGAACGCCGAATCGCCGGTCGTCGGGAAACCGCGGGTCGCCATGCAGTTCATCGAGCCCGGACCGTAGAAGTACAGGACCGACTCGAAGCCCTTCCGCAACGCGCGGGTCGCCTGCAGGATGGCCACGAAGCTGACCGACGATTCGTGCGCGATGCCGTGCACCAGCGTCAGGTAGGACTCACCCTCCTCGGCCTGGTAGTCGGGGAAGATCTTGGTACTGCCGTAGATGGTGCTGCCCTTCGGCAGTGACGGATGCGGGATCTCGGCGACGGACTTCGCGATGTTGGCGGTGATGGACTCGTCGAACGGCATTTCCGGGGTCCTCTCGAGTGCGGTGCGGGGATGTGGGTCGGCGGTGCGGTACAGCGTCTCGACCGCGCTGTCGAGGGACCGGGGGAGGTGGCGGCTCAGCCACCGGCGGGTCAGGCGTACAGGCGGTGGAAGTTGTCGTAGCGCATCATCTGGGCGAGTTCACCGTCAGCGACGGCGTTGTCGAGCCGCGCGAGTTCACCGGCGTGGTCGCCCCAGGGCTCGTCGCTGGCGAACAGGACACGGTCGTGACCCAGGCCGTGACGGTCGATCTCGGCGGCGAGCCACCGGGGCGCGAACCCGATCGCCCAGCTGGTGTCGGTGTAGACCTGCTTGCCGGCACGGATCCAGTCGAAGAACCGTCCGGAGATGAGCTTGATGTGGCCGCTCATCCCGCCGCCCAGGTGGACCAGGTGGATCTTCACGTCGTCGCCGTAGCGGTCGACGAGCGTTCCCACTCTGTCGATGTCGGAGGCGGCCCCGGGGGAGGTGTGGATGTGGACGACGAGATCGTGGCTGCGGGCGGTGTCGAAGATGCGGGTCAGCTGCGGCTGGGAGGCCGGGTCGTCGGCGCCCCCGCCGAGCAGGAAGCTCGTCTTGAGCGCTTTGACGCCCGCCTCACCGGCGAGGGCCAGCGCCGTGTCGTTGAGAGCGGCGTCCTGTTCGCGGGGGGACACCCAGAGCCCGCAGACGACGCGTTCGTCCTTGGTGGCGGCTTCGACGACGAGTTCGTTCAGGGCGAACGACGACGCCGGGTCGGGGACCCCGTAGTTCGGGATGACCAACGCCCGCTCGGTCCGCTCGCGCGCGAGATCGTCCATGAGCTCAGAGATTTCGGCCCTGGCGTTGACATCCGGGTTGACGGGGGGGCCGCCGTAGAACGAGTGAGCGGGCAGTCTCCCCAGGTGCCGGTGGGCATCGGCCAGCGGTGTGGGGGGCATGCGTCCAGTAAGCGGGCGCAGTGTGTCGGGTGGGTTCAGTCGTGAACAACACCAGATGTCGGGACCGCCGAATCGTGTCACGCGATCGCAACACGTCAGCTCCCGGCGGGCCCGTCGAGCAACCGTCGGTACAGCGTGACGTGGGCGGCGGCGGCCGAGTCCCACGAGAGGGACCGCGCCAGTCGGCGACCCGCTTCCGCCGGCGGCGGGAGCGTCGTGGGGTCGAGGACGTCGGCCAGGGCGGCGGCGATGGCCGGGACGTCGGCGGCGAATCGCACGGCGTCGCCGAACACCTCGCGGAGCACCGGCAGATCTCGGGCGACCACCGGCACACCGGCTGCCAGAGCCTCCATCGCGGCGAGCCCGAAGCCCTCCTTGGTGGAGACGAAGGGGAACGCGGCCGCCGCGGCGACCAGGCTCGGCAGCGTGTCATCGTCGACGACGCCCAGCTGCACCGGCTCGACCCCGAGTGCGGCGGCCCGCCGGTCGAAGGTGGCGCGGTAGTCCCGGTAGTCGAAGAGCGTCTCGCCGCCGGCGATGACCAGCGCGACGTCGGGGAAGCGGTCGCGCACCGCGGCGAAGGCCTCCAACAGGTCCAGGGTGCCCTTGCGTGGCTCGATGCCGCCCACCGCCAGCACGTAGCGGCCGAGCCGGTTCCTCCACCGCCGGCGGCCGTCGAGACCGGCGGCACCGGAGGCCTTCTCGAAGCGGGCGGCGTCGACGCCGTTCGGGATCACGGCGGCGGTGCGGTGCCAGCCCGCGGCGACCTCCGCAGCGACGGCGGCCGACACGCAGACCAGTGCGCGTGGCCGGGAGACGGCCCGGTCGTGACAGGCGACGAGCTCCGGGGTGCTGAACGTGTCCAGGTGGTGCACCGTGCGGACGCAGTCGTCCACGGCGTTGGCGCTGATGCAGTCCTGGGCGTGGACGACGTCGTAGTCGTCCGGCCGCATCGCCGCTCGCATCACCGCGATGGAGCGGGCGATGCGGGCACCGACGGATTCGTCGTCCACCGGCGGGAAGTCGACGATGCGGATTCCGACCGCCGGGTCCACCTGCCGGAAGAACGCGCGGTCGCCGCCGCGGCCGAGGGTCCAGACGTCGACCGCCGTCCCGGCGCGGACGAGCGCCTCGGCGAGCGCGAGCGTGTGCACGACACCACCGCGGGGCTTGGTGGAATAGGTCATCAGGGCGACCCGCAACGGTGGCGTCACCTGCTCTCGGCCAGGTAGGTGTCCGGCCGTCGCTCAGCGAGGTGGTGCAGCACCCGCCGCGCCCGGGTGACCTCGGCGTGGACGTCGAGGTCGGTGAGGGCGATGCCACCCTTCGTCCAGGTGCGGGCGAGTACGTCACCGCCGGGACCCACCACCTTGGCCTGACCGAGGAAGCGCAGCCCGCCGAGGACGCCGGTCTGGTTGGCCGAGACGACGACGACCTGGTTCTCGGCGGCGCGGGCGCAGTCGTAGAGGTCGAACAACCGTGACTGCCGGTCCTGCGGGATCCGGGCGGCGCGGTCGGTGACACTGGCCGGCCATGCGGACAGACAGCCGATGATCTCGGCGCCGCTCCGGGCCAGGGTGCGGGCCGACTCGGGGAACGTCTTGTCGTAGTCGATGAGCATCCCCATCCGCCCGACCGGAGTGTCGAAAGCGGTGAAGGCATCACCCGCCGCGTAGGCCAACGACTCACCTGCCGGCTGGTGGACCTTGCGGTGACGACCGAGAATCCCGTCTCCGCTGACACACCAGGCGGCGTTGTAGCGGGTGCCGGCGGCGAGCTCGGTGAAGCCGAAACACACGGTCATCGGACCGGCCATCGCCACGACCGCCGCGAGTTCCGGCGCATCGAACGCGAGAGCAGGGGGCAGCTCGTCAGGGTCGGGATGGCGTAGATCGGGCAGGTAACCACCCAGGGTGGCGTCGGGAAGCACGAGCAGATCGACCTGCCGGCGGCGGGCGTCCTCGACGATTCCGGCCACCTTCACCAGGGCTCGTGCGACATCCCGGCCGAAGTGCCCGGCGACCGCGGCCAACCGCAGCGGACGACCGGCCACAGGTACGCGCATGTCGGCCACCCTAAGGGATCCCACGAATCCGCTGACCGACCCGCAGGTGGCCCGGAACAGCCGGCGGCGGGCCTCTGGTCCGGACCGACGCCGCGACGGACGCCGATCGTCACAGCGTCATCCATCGGCAGCCGACTCTGCGCACATCACGCGTCCGAGCACTGTGAGAAGTAGTTGACGCTGCTGTCACCAACGGTGAGTGAGCACGAAACGAGCGGTACCCACCATTCGAGGTGTCCGCCCCGGGACTGGCACCTGGCCAGCGTCCTCGGATCGCCGCCGCCTCCGGACGAATCATCCCCGGCGACGTCCAGCGCTGGACCACCGGCCACTCCCTGACGAAGGAACAACGACCATGACCGAACGCACCCTCAGCGGCGTGCCGAACCGCCGCCTCTTCCTGGCCGGCTCCGCCGGCGCCGCCGGCATCGCCGCGCTCGCGGCCTGCTCCAGCAACGACGACACCCCTGCGG
It includes:
- a CDS encoding MSMEG_0565 family glycosyltransferase encodes the protein MRVALMTYSTKPRGGVVHTLALAEALVRAGTAVDVWTLGRGGDRAFFRQVDPAVGIRIVDFPPVDDESVGARIARSIAVMRAAMRPDDYDVVHAQDCISANAVDDCVRTVHHLDTFSTPELVACHDRAVSRPRALVCVSAAVAAEVAAGWHRTAAVIPNGVDAARFEKASGAAGLDGRRRWRNRLGRYVLAVGGIEPRKGTLDLLEAFAAVRDRFPDVALVIAGGETLFDYRDYRATFDRRAAALGVEPVQLGVVDDDTLPSLVAAAAAFPFVSTKEGFGLAAMEALAAGVPVVARDLPVLREVFGDAVRFAADVPAIAAALADVLDPTTLPPPAEAGRRLARSLSWDSAAAAHVTLYRRLLDGPAGS
- a CDS encoding MSMEG_0567/sll0787 family protein, with amino-acid sequence MRSEITTPAPPTTPTAGPLDVSVLTGGPRTATAAAPFLLSRAETAADLAAYHRLRRAAFVERQQLFTGSDRDDVDDDPRTVVIVARAGGHIVGGVRLAPAGRGPDIGWWAGSRLVVSRDGQALRGVGAALIRAACAAAESAGVLRFDAMVQGRNETLFRRLGWDTIRTLDRHGLPHVEMRYPIDRIARLASATKAALASVLEPFRDGVTGLGGGGFVGDDGAPVPGTDVIAACDAILPTMVERSPEWAGWCAVLVNVNDLSAMGAAPVGLLDAIGARDASFARRIVSGLRDASRAWGVPVLGGHTQFGVPASLSVTALGRTDRPVPAGGGRVGHRVTVTADLGGGWRPGYTGAQWDSTSTRSAAELRTMASFVARTAPAAAKDVSMAGAVGTLGMLAESSGTGAVLDVAAVPRPAGATAGDWLTCFPGFAMLTTDAADRPVAPAGPATSAVCGELTAAPGVRLRWPDGETTDAVTTLTGLGPA
- a CDS encoding MSMEG_0568 family radical SAM protein, whose amino-acid sequence is MSSLSTRVDLALKGFRFDAPVKRGTGAGPSDDGHVVVGGLNAAIPRNQDSPYQVVGDRILYDGDDTGLDLTVVDRPRFYDRSTADGVPYEKLARLHGRDVLATTVVQTCVRYGEADRCRFCAIETSLRAGATTAVKTPAQLAEVARAAVDLDGVRQMVMTTGTSAGRDRGAVHLARCVRAVKAAVPELPIQVQCEPPGDLATLTDLFEAGASSIGIHVESMDERVRRAWMPGKSTVSLDEYRAAWREAVRVFGRNQVSTYLLVGLGEDPDELVAAARELVEMGVYPFVVPFRPLAGTLAAADGAAAPRAHVLEDVSRRVGALLVSSGMRGADQKAGCAACGACGLLSSVGA
- a CDS encoding amidohydrolase family protein, whose amino-acid sequence is MPPTPLADAHRHLGRLPAHSFYGGPPVNPDVNARAEISELMDDLARERTERALVIPNYGVPDPASSFALNELVVEAATKDERVVCGLWVSPREQDAALNDTALALAGEAGVKALKTSFLLGGGADDPASQPQLTRIFDTARSHDLVVHIHTSPGAASDIDRVGTLVDRYGDDVKIHLVHLGGGMSGHIKLISGRFFDWIRAGKQVYTDTSWAIGFAPRWLAAEIDRHGLGHDRVLFASDEPWGDHAGELARLDNAVADGELAQMMRYDNFHRLYA
- a CDS encoding carbon-nitrogen hydrolase family protein, with product MRVPVAGRPLRLAAVAGHFGRDVARALVKVAGIVEDARRRQVDLLVLPDATLGGYLPDLRHPDPDELPPALAFDAPELAAVVAMAGPMTVCFGFTELAAGTRYNAAWCVSGDGILGRHRKVHQPAGESLAYAAGDAFTAFDTPVGRMGMLIDYDKTFPESARTLARSGAEIIGCLSAWPASVTDRAARIPQDRQSRLFDLYDCARAAENQVVVVSANQTGVLGGLRFLGQAKVVGPGGDVLARTWTKGGIALTDLDVHAEVTRARRVLHHLAERRPDTYLAESR
- a CDS encoding MSMEG_0572/Sll0783 family nitrogen starvation response protein: MPFDESITANIAKSVAEIPHPSLPKGSTIYGSTKIFPDYQAEEGESYLTLVHGIAHESSVSFVAILQATRALRKGFESVLYFYGPGSMNCMATRGFPTTGDSAFPGEQNINNSLETFIAEGGTVFCCRFGLSLHGLREEDLIPGVIPCHPLDVQDALIHFARKGAIINSTYNL